DNA from Streptomyces sp. Edi4:
ATGTCGGCCGCCGCGATGGCGTCCTCCACGCAGGTTGTGGCGGTCACCGCGCACAGGGTGGAGGCGACATCTCTGAGCTGTTCCGCCGCGTGGGGGTGCTGCTGGTAGGCGTGGGCAATGCGCGCCTCCGCGTACTGGGCCAGAAGGACCCGCAGCGTCTTCGAATGGGGTGCAAGCATCTCAGACAGCCTCTCTCGCTTTTGATCACCGGATTCCCCGTCCTCGGAGTCATATGCGCACCGGCGCGCACCAGGGCCGGGCCCGGCCGTCGCCTGGTGCCCGCAGCCGTACGGGACAAGGGCCGGGCCGGCGGGCAGGGGCGACTGGGACAGAGCGCGCGGAGCCGCCTCCGGTCACCCGGACTCGACCACGCGAAAGCGCTGCGCGACGACGAGAGTGTCGTCGCCCATGACCGGAGTGCGGCCCAGCAACGCACGTACGCCCTCGCTCCGGAAGAACACTTCGTGCGCCGCTCGCCACTCCGCGACATCGGCGTAGCCACGCCCCTCCGATCGCGCGAAGTCGTCGTCCACCTCCTTCAGGGGAACG
Protein-coding regions in this window:
- a CDS encoding DUF5133 domain-containing protein, with translation MLAPHSKTLRVLLAQYAEARIAHAYQQHPHAAEQLRDVASTLCAVTATTCVEDAIAAADMFLAQPSTVTGAEVNQADLAA